The Streptomyces sp. NBC_00670 genome window below encodes:
- a CDS encoding helix-turn-helix domain-containing protein yields MARWEPNAAQRLAAAALELFDERGYDRTTVLDIAQRAGLAKSTFFRHFPDKRAVLFGEDPLTGPLVAAITAAPAAATALEAVARGLDALGRDIFTAERHAFVARRRAVIDAHADLQEREALKGLHLTAALTRAVTDRGVPALAAEVAAQLGALALATAYERWIEAGGTEEFGTLARQALDAVRSAASGL; encoded by the coding sequence ATGGCTCGCTGGGAACCCAATGCCGCGCAACGACTCGCCGCCGCCGCGCTCGAACTGTTCGACGAGCGCGGATACGACCGCACGACCGTGCTCGACATCGCGCAGCGCGCCGGGCTCGCCAAGAGCACCTTCTTCCGGCACTTCCCGGACAAACGGGCGGTGCTCTTCGGCGAGGACCCGCTCACCGGGCCGCTCGTCGCCGCGATCACCGCGGCGCCCGCCGCCGCCACTGCGCTCGAAGCGGTCGCGCGCGGTCTCGACGCGCTCGGGCGGGACATCTTCACCGCCGAGCGCCACGCCTTTGTCGCGCGCCGGCGCGCGGTGATCGACGCCCACGCCGACCTCCAGGAGCGCGAGGCCCTCAAGGGCCTGCATCTGACCGCCGCACTGACCCGTGCCGTCACGGACCGCGGGGTGCCCGCCCTCGCCGCCGAGGTGGCCGCACAACTCGGCGCGCTCGCCCTGGCGACGGCATACGAGCGCTGGATCGAGGCCGGTGGCACCGAGGAGTTCGGCACGCTCGCCCGGCAGGCGCTCGACGCCGTGCGGAGCGCCGCTTCCGGCCTGTGA
- a CDS encoding NADP-dependent oxidoreductase has protein sequence MSRAVVHETFGGPEVLRWREVPEPHAEAGRVRVRVTAAGLNPMDWALTSTPSVAERFGLSLPAGFGTDFAGVVDEVGEGVSGFAVGDRVHGGAIARAVADFVVVDPATEWLFRTPDEVGDEVASTLSVAGLTAAAALAAIDLKDGDTVLVGGAAGGVGVLTVQLARRAGARVIGTASEGTFGFLREFGVEPVTYGPGLEDRVRALAPDGVSAATDLFGTETAEAALALGVPAERISTIAAGTDVPAGVRPTGGFQARPEDLERITAAIAAGEITVPIAATFPVERLREAVQLQAGRHVHGKVVVTL, from the coding sequence ATGAGTCGAGCCGTTGTGCACGAGACGTTCGGCGGCCCCGAGGTGCTGCGGTGGCGCGAGGTCCCGGAGCCGCACGCCGAGGCCGGCCGGGTCCGCGTCCGCGTGACCGCCGCCGGTCTCAACCCCATGGACTGGGCCCTCACCTCGACGCCCTCGGTGGCGGAGCGGTTCGGGCTCTCCCTCCCGGCCGGCTTCGGCACCGACTTCGCCGGGGTCGTGGACGAGGTCGGCGAGGGCGTCTCCGGGTTCGCCGTGGGCGACCGTGTCCACGGGGGCGCGATCGCCCGCGCCGTCGCCGACTTCGTGGTGGTCGATCCCGCGACGGAGTGGCTGTTCCGCACCCCGGACGAGGTCGGCGACGAGGTCGCCTCCACCCTCTCGGTGGCGGGGCTGACCGCCGCGGCGGCGCTCGCCGCGATCGACCTCAAGGACGGCGACACGGTCCTGGTCGGAGGCGCCGCCGGCGGTGTCGGCGTGCTCACCGTGCAGCTCGCGCGGCGGGCCGGCGCCCGGGTGATCGGCACCGCCTCCGAGGGCACCTTCGGCTTCCTGCGGGAGTTCGGGGTCGAGCCCGTCACCTACGGCCCCGGCCTGGAGGACCGGGTGCGCGCGCTGGCCCCCGACGGCGTGAGCGCGGCCACCGACCTCTTCGGCACGGAGACGGCCGAGGCGGCCCTCGCCCTCGGCGTCCCCGCCGAGCGCATCTCCACGATCGCCGCCGGCACGGACGTACCGGCCGGTGTGCGCCCGACCGGCGGCTTCCAGGCCCGGCCGGAAGACCTGGAGCGGATCACCGCGGCGATCGCCGCGGGTGAGATCACGGTGCCGATCGCGGCGACGTTCCCCGTCGAGCGGCTCCGCGAGGCGGTGCAACTCCAGGCGGGCCGCCACGTCCACGGCAAGGTGGTGGTCACGCTCTGA